One genomic region from Streptomyces sp. NBC_00582 encodes:
- a CDS encoding sensor histidine kinase has protein sequence MTRVQKWVVRGLRTLRDDLWTTRADPLPPSVWLRWLPHGLVWLVAFGTTVANFDQMIDRYQLGVQYGTVCALLEGAAVVLALWRPVPAWWLSLVVTVVAALGARGEMLADLHFDARQWPLGAPRPAPAPDLPGWPWGPPGLVAHCLVLLLLALRVPTRAAVGALTLTALATYLVQGVLGGASYTPTGALAVTLFAAVVLLGTALRGRRVARTQLVEQAGITAEERARRTLLEERNRIARELHDVVAHHMSVISIQAQVAPHLVENPSEELKENLAGIRKNALEALTELRRVLGVLRSENPEDPYGLGAAGTGSAPDTPQPTLDRLDALLENTRAAGLVVRATVEGEPPAYSPGVQLSAYRIVQEALSNALRHAPGSHVRVQILHQARGLTLDVTNSRPSGPVRPSPGAGHGLLGMRERAAMLGGHVVAHPTLQGGFSVLAFLPRDGVAPPRPEPRIFEGLEIVFPDDPSPTGDDPSPTGEETP, from the coding sequence CTGACCAGGGTGCAGAAGTGGGTGGTCCGCGGTCTGCGGACGCTGCGCGACGACCTGTGGACGACCCGGGCCGACCCGCTTCCGCCGTCCGTCTGGCTGCGCTGGCTGCCCCACGGCCTGGTCTGGCTCGTCGCGTTCGGCACCACGGTCGCCAACTTCGACCAGATGATCGACCGCTACCAACTCGGCGTGCAGTACGGCACGGTGTGCGCGCTCCTGGAGGGAGCGGCGGTGGTGCTGGCGCTGTGGCGGCCGGTGCCCGCGTGGTGGCTGTCCCTGGTGGTCACGGTGGTGGCCGCGCTGGGCGCCCGGGGCGAGATGCTCGCCGACCTCCACTTCGACGCCCGGCAATGGCCGTTGGGCGCGCCCCGTCCGGCCCCCGCCCCCGACCTCCCCGGCTGGCCGTGGGGCCCGCCCGGTCTGGTCGCGCACTGTCTGGTGCTGCTGCTGCTCGCGCTCCGGGTGCCCACCAGAGCCGCCGTCGGGGCACTGACCCTGACGGCCCTGGCCACCTACCTCGTCCAGGGGGTGCTCGGCGGCGCGAGCTACACGCCGACCGGAGCGCTGGCGGTGACCCTGTTCGCCGCTGTCGTCCTCCTCGGCACCGCCCTGCGCGGCCGGCGCGTGGCCCGCACCCAGCTCGTCGAGCAGGCCGGCATCACCGCCGAGGAACGCGCCCGCCGCACCCTCCTCGAAGAACGCAACCGCATCGCGCGCGAGCTGCACGACGTGGTCGCCCATCACATGTCGGTGATCTCCATCCAGGCTCAGGTGGCCCCGCATCTGGTGGAGAACCCCTCCGAGGAGCTGAAGGAGAACCTCGCCGGCATCCGGAAGAACGCGCTGGAGGCCCTCACCGAACTGCGCCGGGTGCTCGGCGTGCTGCGCTCGGAGAACCCCGAGGACCCCTACGGCCTCGGCGCGGCCGGCACCGGCAGCGCCCCCGACACCCCGCAGCCCACCCTCGACCGCCTCGACGCCCTCCTGGAGAACACCCGGGCGGCCGGGCTGGTGGTCAGAGCCACCGTCGAGGGCGAGCCGCCCGCCTACTCGCCGGGCGTGCAGCTCTCGGCCTACCGGATAGTCCAGGAGGCACTGAGCAACGCCCTGCGGCACGCGCCGGGTTCCCATGTGCGGGTGCAGATCCTCCACCAGGCCCGGGGCCTGACCCTTGACGTCACCAACAGCCGCCCGAGCGGCCCCGTGCGGCCCTCGCCCGGCGCGGGGCACGGCCTGCTCGGCATGCGGGAGCGGGCGGCGATGCTCGGCGGCCACGTGGTGGCCCATCCGACGCTGCAGGGCGGCTTCTCGGTCCTGGCGTTCCTCCCCAGGGACGGCGTCGCGCCCCCGAGGCCGGAGCCCCGGATCTTCGAAGGCCTGGAAATCGTCTTCCCGGACGATCCGTCCCCGACAGGAGACGATCCGTCCCCCACAGGAGAAGAGACACCATGA
- a CDS encoding acyltransferase family protein codes for MTDILAPSGIRRAAARVHEATPPRRDRAVDALRAFAILGVVLGHWLVTALVADGGTLRAASPLGTMPWLAPVSWVFQTLAVFFMVGGHVATRGLASARARGTTYGAWLRARLVRLFRPVAAVLAVWAVAAAGLLLGGASFVTVHTVVKLALSPLWFLLVFAALTAATPLLARLNPLWPLAVVLHVDLVCFGLGGPPWLGWVNLAAGWLVPYTLGAAWTRGELERPRAGWTLLVGGAVTTAVLVGLAGYPASMVGVPGAAVSNLNPPTLAAVTFGLAQCGLALLLRDRLRGAMARPTAWAAVALVNLSAMTVFLWHQTAMMATTATGLAAGRLPGLHTPPDGLDWVAARLLWLPVFALVLGVCWAAFHGFEAAGGRPGRRRTRVVRVGGLPRPSALRAARRV; via the coding sequence GTGACTGACATCCTCGCACCCTCGGGCATACGGCGTGCCGCGGCCCGTGTCCACGAGGCGACGCCCCCGCGGCGGGACCGTGCCGTGGACGCGCTGCGCGCCTTCGCGATCCTCGGTGTGGTCCTCGGCCACTGGCTGGTGACCGCCCTGGTCGCCGACGGCGGCACGCTGCGCGCGGCGAGCCCCCTCGGCACCATGCCCTGGCTGGCACCGGTGTCCTGGGTGTTCCAGACGCTCGCGGTGTTCTTCATGGTGGGCGGTCATGTGGCGACCCGTGGCCTCGCCTCGGCCCGTGCGCGGGGCACGACCTACGGGGCCTGGCTGCGGGCGCGTCTGGTCCGGCTGTTCCGGCCGGTGGCGGCCGTCCTCGCGGTGTGGGCGGTGGCCGCGGCGGGTCTGCTGCTGGGCGGCGCCTCGTTCGTCACCGTGCACACCGTGGTGAAGCTGGCGCTGTCCCCCCTGTGGTTCCTGCTGGTGTTCGCCGCGCTGACGGCCGCGACCCCGCTGCTGGCCCGGCTCAACCCGCTGTGGCCGCTCGCGGTCGTCCTCCATGTGGACCTGGTGTGCTTCGGCCTCGGCGGTCCCCCGTGGCTCGGCTGGGTGAACCTGGCGGCCGGCTGGCTGGTGCCGTACACCCTGGGCGCGGCCTGGACCCGGGGCGAACTGGAGCGTCCGCGCGCGGGCTGGACCCTGCTCGTCGGCGGTGCGGTGACGACCGCGGTCCTGGTGGGCCTCGCCGGCTACCCGGCGTCGATGGTGGGCGTGCCCGGCGCGGCGGTCTCCAACCTGAACCCGCCGACCCTGGCCGCCGTCACCTTCGGTCTCGCCCAGTGCGGGCTGGCCCTGCTGCTGCGGGACCGGCTGCGCGGCGCCATGGCGCGTCCGACGGCGTGGGCGGCGGTCGCGCTGGTGAACCTCTCGGCGATGACGGTGTTCCTGTGGCATCAGACGGCGATGATGGCGACCACCGCGACGGGCCTGGCGGCCGGCCGGCTGCCCGGTCTGCACACCCCGCCCGACGGTCTGGACTGGGTCGCTGCCCGGCTGCTGTGGCTGCCGGTGTTCGCCCTGGTCCTGGGGGTGTGCTGGGCGGCGTTCCACGGATTCGAGGCCGCCGGGGGACGACCAGGGCGCCGGCGGACGCGTGTGGTGCGGGTCGGAGGGCTGCCGCGGCCTTCGGCCCTGCGGGCGGCCCGCCGTGTCTAG
- a CDS encoding alpha/beta hydrolase, translating into MARGRRRRRLRLVPAVLVTAAVVVPLTAAARPAVPAPAPAHLAPLTAATLDEAYAANRANAALASRMATAHGDHHRAAADRDMAAPSRRLLAFDGRGEGRATEVFGDLAHADRIAVLVPGSDTTLDTYGRFRAGASALQQRLTQETGGGSRTAVVAWLGYTTPGTVSTTVLTPTRAEEAAPRLGEFLRELSSVTGPAAHVSLLCHSYGSVVCGRAAARLGVDDIVLLGSPGTGADTAAGLHTRARIWAARGADDWVANVPHVSADLFGTTVGFGTDPVSPAFGARVFAAGGGGHSDYFSPGSASLANLARIVLGETTEVTRD; encoded by the coding sequence GTGGCCCGGGGGCGGCGTCGGCGGCGGTTGCGGCTGGTGCCGGCTGTGCTGGTCACCGCCGCCGTGGTCGTCCCGCTCACCGCCGCGGCCCGGCCCGCCGTCCCCGCCCCCGCTCCGGCGCACCTCGCCCCGCTGACGGCGGCGACGCTCGACGAGGCGTACGCCGCGAACCGGGCCAACGCCGCGCTCGCGTCCCGGATGGCCACGGCTCACGGCGACCACCACCGCGCGGCGGCCGACCGGGACATGGCCGCCCCCTCCCGCAGGCTTCTCGCCTTCGACGGCCGCGGCGAGGGGCGGGCCACGGAGGTGTTCGGGGATCTCGCCCACGCCGACCGGATCGCGGTCCTGGTACCGGGCTCCGACACCACCCTGGACACCTACGGCCGCTTCCGCGCGGGCGCGTCGGCCCTACAGCAGCGGCTCACCCAGGAGACCGGCGGGGGCAGCCGTACGGCGGTGGTGGCCTGGCTCGGCTACACCACCCCGGGCACGGTGAGCACCACGGTGCTGACCCCGACCCGCGCCGAGGAAGCGGCCCCGCGGCTCGGGGAGTTCCTGCGCGAGCTGAGCTCCGTCACCGGCCCGGCTGCCCACGTCTCGCTGCTGTGCCACTCGTACGGCTCGGTCGTGTGCGGCCGCGCCGCTGCCCGCCTGGGCGTGGACGACATCGTCCTGCTCGGCAGCCCCGGCACGGGCGCGGACACGGCGGCCGGTCTGCACACCCGCGCGCGGATCTGGGCGGCCCGGGGCGCCGACGACTGGGTGGCGAACGTCCCGCATGTCAGCGCCGACCTGTTCGGCACGACGGTCGGCTTCGGCACCGACCCGGTCTCCCCGGCCTTCGGCGCCCGTGTCTTCGCCGCCGGCGGGGGCGGCCACAGCGACTACTTCTCCCCGGGCTCGGCCTCCCTGGCCAACCTCGCCCGGATCGTGCTCGGCGAGACGACGGAGGTGACCCGTGACTGA
- a CDS encoding alpha/beta hydrolase: protein MPDDVVAARAVAEEKSAFSHPPVDPDATAAYGDHPDQVIDFYAPKSEVGPGGSAPLVVVVHGGAWRAPYDRRHITPFADFLARRGFAVANVEYRRGADGAAGAGTPPVAGRWPDTFDDIAAALDALPALVRRSLPQADPRRTVLTGHSAGGHLALWAAARHVLPADAAWRTAGPATLRGVVALAPIADFTVAEKLDVCGGASRQLLGGEELFAERQPYADPALLLPTGIATTLVQGRTDLVVPQAVADAYADAAAKAGEVVGMTLLEDVGHFPLIDPLADACAVVAEEIAQLAW from the coding sequence ATGCCGGACGACGTCGTCGCTGCCCGGGCCGTTGCCGAGGAGAAGTCGGCCTTCTCGCATCCGCCCGTCGACCCCGACGCCACCGCCGCGTACGGCGACCACCCCGACCAGGTGATCGACTTCTACGCCCCGAAGAGCGAGGTCGGTCCGGGCGGCTCCGCGCCCCTGGTCGTGGTGGTGCACGGGGGTGCGTGGCGGGCGCCGTACGACCGGCGGCACATCACGCCGTTCGCCGACTTCCTGGCGCGACGCGGCTTCGCCGTCGCCAACGTGGAGTACCGGCGGGGCGCGGACGGCGCGGCCGGTGCCGGTACGCCCCCGGTCGCGGGGCGCTGGCCCGACACGTTCGACGACATCGCCGCGGCCCTCGACGCGCTCCCCGCGCTCGTCCGGCGGTCGCTGCCGCAGGCCGACCCCCGCCGGACCGTGCTCACCGGCCATTCCGCGGGCGGCCACCTCGCGCTGTGGGCCGCCGCCCGGCACGTCCTGCCCGCCGACGCCGCCTGGCGCACCGCCGGGCCCGCCACGCTGCGGGGGGTCGTCGCCCTCGCCCCGATCGCTGACTTCACGGTCGCGGAGAAGCTGGACGTGTGCGGGGGCGCCTCGCGGCAACTCCTCGGCGGTGAGGAGCTGTTCGCTGAGCGGCAGCCGTACGCCGACCCCGCCCTGCTGCTGCCGACGGGCATCGCGACGACCCTGGTCCAGGGCCGTACGGACCTGGTCGTGCCGCAGGCGGTCGCCGACGCGTACGCGGACGCGGCGGCCAAGGCGGGGGAGGTGGTGGGGATGACCCTGCTGGAGGACGTCGGCCACTTCCCGCTGATCGATCCGCTGGCGGACGCGTGCGCGGTGGTGGCGGAGGAGATCGCGCAGCTCGCCTGGTGA
- the kynU gene encoding kynureninase, translating to MSDLGFKARELDSGDQLADKRAEFVLDEVVYLDGNSLGALPVSVPGRLEDVVRRQWGELRIRSWDESGWWTAPERIGDRIAPLVGAAAGRIVVGDSTSVNVFKALVGAVRIAGEGRDEILVDATTFPTDGYLAESAARMTGRTLRPVTPAQVPDALSDRTAAVLLNHVDYRTGRLHDLPVLTAAVRDAGAVSVWDLCHSAGALPVGLDEHGVDLAVGCTYKYLNGGPGSPAYLYVRGELQDRFDSPLPGWNSHAEPFGMRAAYEPATGALRGRVGTPDILSMLALEAALDVWEGVSIEAVRAKSLALTDFFLQCVAAYVPEGRVESLTPVRHEERGSQVALRCPDAGAVMRKLIERGVVGDFRHPDVLRFGFTPLYVGFADVERAARVLGEILG from the coding sequence ATGTCTGACCTCGGCTTCAAGGCACGGGAGCTGGACTCCGGCGACCAACTGGCGGACAAGCGCGCCGAGTTCGTCCTCGACGAGGTGGTCTATCTCGACGGCAACTCGCTCGGCGCCCTGCCCGTCTCCGTCCCCGGACGTCTCGAGGACGTGGTCCGACGGCAGTGGGGCGAGCTGCGCATCCGCTCCTGGGACGAGAGCGGCTGGTGGACCGCGCCCGAGCGGATCGGCGACCGGATCGCCCCGCTGGTGGGCGCGGCGGCCGGACGGATCGTCGTGGGCGACTCGACCAGCGTCAACGTCTTCAAGGCGCTGGTGGGCGCGGTGCGGATCGCGGGGGAGGGGCGCGACGAGATCCTCGTCGACGCGACGACCTTCCCCACGGACGGCTACCTCGCCGAGTCGGCGGCCCGGATGACCGGCCGGACGCTGCGGCCGGTGACCCCGGCGCAGGTGCCGGACGCGCTGTCGGACCGTACGGCGGCCGTCCTGCTCAACCACGTCGACTACCGCACCGGCCGGCTGCACGACCTGCCCGTGCTCACCGCCGCCGTCCGGGACGCGGGCGCGGTCTCCGTCTGGGACCTGTGCCACAGCGCGGGCGCCCTGCCGGTCGGCCTCGACGAGCACGGCGTGGACCTCGCGGTCGGCTGCACCTACAAGTACCTGAACGGCGGACCCGGTTCACCGGCGTACCTCTATGTGCGCGGCGAACTCCAGGACCGCTTCGACTCCCCGCTGCCCGGCTGGAACTCGCACGCCGAGCCGTTCGGGATGCGCGCCGCCTACGAGCCGGCGACCGGTGCGCTTCGGGGCCGGGTCGGCACGCCCGACATCCTGTCCATGCTCGCCCTCGAAGCGGCCCTCGACGTCTGGGAGGGGGTCTCGATCGAGGCGGTCCGGGCCAAGTCCCTCGCCCTGACCGACTTCTTCCTGCAGTGCGTCGCGGCGTACGTCCCCGAGGGGCGCGTGGAGTCGCTGACTCCGGTGCGCCACGAGGAGCGGGGCAGCCAGGTGGCACTGCGCTGTCCGGACGCCGGCGCGGTCATGCGCAAGCTGATCGAGCGGGGGGTCGTCGGGGACTTCCGCCACCCTGACGTGCTGCGATTCGGGTTCACGCCGCTGTACGTCGGCTTCGCCGACGTGGAGCGGGCGGCCCGGGTCCTGGGGGAGATCCTGGGCTGA
- a CDS encoding tryptophan 2,3-dioxygenase family protein: MSHEAQESQEPETPHLDFDGTTPYEDYVKADVLTHLQHTLSDDPGEMVFLVTTQVMELWFTVIVHEWETAARALRADDVQVAIDALKRSVRELDALNASWRPLGQLTPAQFNSYRGALGEGSGFQSAMYRRMEFLLGEKSASMLVPHRGAPRVHAELEKALHEPSLYDEVLRLLARRGHPVPDAVLTRDVSQRYEPSAEVEAVWTALYAGDDADELARLGEALTDVAELVWRWRNDHLVATRRAMGAKSGTGGSAGVAWLEKRAQKNVFPELWTARSYV; this comes from the coding sequence ATGTCCCACGAGGCTCAGGAATCGCAGGAGCCCGAGACCCCGCATCTCGACTTCGACGGCACCACGCCGTACGAGGACTACGTCAAGGCAGACGTTCTCACCCACCTCCAGCACACCCTCTCCGACGATCCCGGAGAGATGGTCTTCCTGGTCACGACCCAGGTCATGGAGCTGTGGTTCACCGTCATCGTCCACGAGTGGGAGACGGCGGCCCGCGCGCTGCGCGCGGACGACGTGCAGGTCGCGATCGACGCGCTGAAGCGTTCCGTACGGGAGCTGGACGCGCTCAACGCCTCCTGGCGGCCGCTCGGCCAGCTCACGCCCGCCCAGTTCAACTCCTACCGGGGCGCCCTCGGCGAGGGCTCCGGCTTCCAGTCGGCGATGTACCGGCGCATGGAGTTCCTGCTCGGCGAGAAGTCCGCGTCCATGCTGGTCCCGCACCGCGGCGCGCCCCGCGTCCACGCCGAGCTGGAGAAGGCGCTGCACGAGCCCAGCCTGTACGACGAGGTGCTGCGGCTGCTGGCCCGGCGCGGTCACCCGGTCCCGGACGCCGTCCTGACGCGTGACGTCTCGCAACGCTACGAGCCGTCCGCGGAGGTCGAGGCCGTGTGGACCGCCCTGTACGCCGGTGACGACGCCGACGAACTCGCCCGTCTCGGCGAGGCGTTGACGGACGTCGCCGAGCTGGTGTGGCGCTGGCGCAACGACCATCTGGTCGCGACCCGGCGTGCGATGGGCGCCAAGAGCGGCACCGGCGGCTCGGCCGGGGTGGCCTGGCTGGAGAAGCGCGCCCAGAAGAACGTCTTCCCCGAGCTGTGGACGGCGAGGTCGTATGTCTGA
- a CDS encoding DUF3151 domain-containing protein: MSLHENLLGGPPPTHLPDDPEPRDLLASGTAPADVAAKHPTSSLAWAQLADDAFERGSVVESYAYARTGYHRGLDALRRNGWKGHGPVPWEHEPNRGFLRALHALARAAQSIGEQEEYQRCSQFLKDSSPTAAQTLGQ, from the coding sequence ATGTCCCTTCACGAAAACCTCCTCGGGGGCCCGCCCCCGACCCATCTGCCCGACGACCCGGAGCCCCGCGACCTCCTCGCGAGCGGCACCGCGCCCGCCGACGTCGCCGCGAAGCACCCGACGTCCTCGCTGGCCTGGGCCCAGCTCGCCGACGACGCCTTCGAGCGGGGCAGTGTGGTGGAGTCGTACGCGTACGCCCGTACGGGCTACCACCGCGGTCTGGACGCCCTGCGGCGCAACGGCTGGAAGGGCCACGGCCCGGTCCCCTGGGAGCACGAGCCGAACCGCGGCTTCCTGCGCGCCCTGCACGCCCTCGCCCGCGCCGCGCAGTCGATCGGCGAGCAGGAGGAGTACCAGCGCTGCTCCCAGTTCCTGAAGGACTCCTCCCCGACGGCGGCCCAGACCCTGGGCCAGTAG
- a CDS encoding MFS transporter, whose translation MPDVRLASPQGKWIVFTTVLGSSMALLDSTVVNVALPRIGEDLDADLAALQWTVNAYMLTLAGLILLGGSLGDRYGRRKVFVVGVVWFATASLLCGLAPNAGVLVAARALQGIGGALLTPGSLALIQASFHHDDRGRAVGLWSGFGGIGAAVGPFVGGWLVDGPGWRWVFLLNVPLAVVCVPVALRHVPESRDTLAHGRFDVLGAALGALALGLVTYALIEADEGSFLVVAAAVAGIAAGVAFVVVERRRPDPMMPPDIFASRQFTAVNLVTLCVYAALGGFFFLSVVQLQVVAGYSALGAGTALLPTTVLMLLLSSRSGELGERIGPRIPLTAGPLLCAAGMLLMLRVGEDASYVADVLPAVLVLGVGLVALVAPLTATVLASVDVARAGLASGINNAAARAAGLIAVAALPLLTGMGPESYRSAEAFEGPFRRAMLWCAAVLVAGSALAFTLVRRPPPDCDHPECRTHCCVTAPPLEGERRAPRELG comes from the coding sequence ATGCCCGATGTCCGGTTGGCCTCCCCCCAGGGCAAGTGGATCGTGTTCACCACGGTCCTCGGATCCAGCATGGCCCTGCTGGACTCGACCGTCGTCAACGTGGCCCTGCCCCGCATCGGGGAGGACCTGGACGCCGATCTCGCCGCGCTCCAGTGGACCGTCAACGCGTACATGCTGACGCTGGCCGGTCTGATCCTGCTGGGCGGCTCCCTCGGGGACCGCTACGGGCGCCGGAAGGTGTTCGTGGTGGGCGTGGTGTGGTTCGCCACCGCCTCCCTGCTGTGCGGGCTCGCGCCGAACGCGGGCGTGCTGGTCGCGGCCCGTGCCCTGCAGGGGATCGGGGGCGCCCTGCTGACCCCCGGCTCGCTCGCCCTGATCCAGGCCTCCTTCCACCACGACGACCGGGGCCGGGCCGTCGGCCTGTGGTCCGGTTTCGGGGGCATCGGGGCGGCCGTGGGGCCCTTCGTCGGCGGCTGGCTGGTGGACGGGCCGGGCTGGCGCTGGGTGTTCCTGCTGAACGTGCCGCTGGCGGTGGTGTGCGTCCCGGTGGCGCTGCGGCACGTCCCCGAGTCCCGGGACACGCTCGCCCACGGACGGTTCGACGTCCTCGGGGCGGCCCTGGGCGCCCTCGCGCTGGGCCTGGTCACGTACGCGCTGATCGAGGCGGACGAGGGCTCGTTCCTCGTGGTCGCGGCGGCCGTCGCGGGGATCGCGGCCGGGGTGGCCTTCGTGGTGGTGGAGCGGCGCCGGCCCGATCCGATGATGCCGCCGGACATCTTCGCCTCCCGCCAGTTCACGGCCGTCAACCTGGTCACCCTGTGCGTGTACGCGGCCCTCGGCGGCTTCTTCTTCCTCTCCGTGGTCCAGCTCCAGGTGGTCGCCGGGTACTCCGCGCTCGGCGCCGGTACGGCCCTGCTGCCGACGACCGTGCTGATGCTGCTGCTCTCCTCGCGCTCCGGTGAGCTCGGGGAGCGGATCGGGCCGCGCATCCCGCTCACGGCGGGGCCGCTGCTGTGCGCGGCGGGGATGCTGCTGATGCTGCGGGTCGGCGAGGACGCCTCGTACGTCGCCGACGTCCTGCCCGCCGTCCTGGTGCTCGGGGTCGGCCTGGTCGCCCTGGTCGCGCCGCTGACCGCGACCGTCCTGGCCTCGGTGGACGTGGCCCGGGCCGGGCTGGCCAGCGGCATCAACAACGCGGCGGCCCGGGCGGCCGGGCTCATCGCGGTCGCCGCCCTGCCCCTGCTGACCGGCATGGGCCCGGAGTCCTACCGCTCGGCGGAGGCCTTCGAGGGGCCGTTCCGGCGCGCGATGCTGTGGTGCGCGGCCGTCCTGGTCGCGGGCTCGGCCCTCGCCTTCACCCTGGTCCGCCGGCCCCCGCCGGACTGCGACCATCCGGAATGCCGGACCCACTGCTGTGTGACGGCTCCGCCGCTGGAGGGGGAGAGGCGGGCACCCCGCGAGCTCGGGTGA